One genomic window of Clostridiisalibacter paucivorans DSM 22131 includes the following:
- the eutL gene encoding ethanolamine utilization microcompartment protein EutL translates to MRNDPIRAQVLSVKLIPNIDPDLAKALELGPEHRSIGLITTDIDDVSYTALDEATKKADVDVVYAKSFYAGAANASTKLAGEFIGILAGPNPAEVRSGLDAAVDFIENDACFYSANEDDSIAYYAHCISRTGTYLSSMCGIQEGAAIAYLIAPPIEAMYALDAALKAADVKMVQFYGPPSETNFGGGLLTGSQSACKAACDAFAAAVHFVADNPAKY, encoded by the coding sequence ATGAGAAACGATCCAATTCGTGCACAAGTACTAAGTGTTAAATTGATTCCAAATATTGACCCAGATTTGGCTAAGGCACTAGAGCTGGGACCTGAGCATAGGAGTATAGGGTTAATAACTACTGATATTGACGATGTTTCTTATACAGCTTTAGATGAGGCCACTAAAAAGGCCGATGTAGATGTGGTTTATGCAAAGTCTTTTTATGCAGGAGCAGCAAATGCCTCTACTAAGTTAGCAGGTGAATTTATAGGTATATTGGCAGGGCCAAATCCTGCAGAGGTAAGAAGTGGATTAGATGCAGCAGTTGATTTTATAGAAAATGATGCATGTTTCTATAGTGCCAATGAAGATGATTCAATTGCATATTATGCCCATTGTATATCAAGAACTGGAACATATTTATCTAGTATGTGTGGAATACAGGAGGGGGCAGCTATAGCATATTTGATAGCACCTCCAATAGAGGCCATGTATGCTTTAGATGCTGCATTGAAGGCAGCTGATGTTAAGATGGTACAATTTTATGGGCCACCATCTGAAACAAACTTTGGTGGAGGATTATTGACAGGTAGTCAATCAGCATGTAAGGCAGCTTGTGATGCTTTTGCTGCAGCAGTACACTTTGTTGCAGATAATCCAGCCAAATATTAA
- the eutA gene encoding ethanolamine ammonia-lyase reactivating factor EutA: MKEEILSVGIDIGTSTTQLVFSKLTIENTASAFSIPKINIVDKEVIYKSEIYFTPLKSDTEIDGEAVRRIIEDEYGRANIKPKDVDTGAVIITGETARKENASLVLNKLSGLAGDFVVATAGPDLESIIAGKGAGADCLSKERRTVVVNLDIGGGTTNISVFKDGEILDTTCLDIGGRLIKIDPNNMKVRYVSEKIKRLANGIGVVIEVGKGITLNEIKSITNRMAEIIEEVLGAKKITEDLGLILTTEDLNRDYDIQYISFSGGVADCIYDEDTDRDNFQYEDIGVILGRSIRNSDMFKKFNIYESSETIRATVVGAGSHTTDISGSTITFTKDVFPLKNIPILKLSKEDESLDYKRLSERIRQKVNWFNLDNGNQQVALALKGVKNLSFKELQDMGQSIIAGMKDILNMDIPLIVIVENDIAKALGQTMHRYLEYKKDVICIDSVKVKNGDFIDIGKPLANGRVVPVVIKTLAFGY; the protein is encoded by the coding sequence TTGAAGGAAGAAATATTAAGCGTAGGAATAGATATCGGAACATCGACTACCCAATTAGTATTTAGTAAGTTGACCATTGAAAACACAGCATCTGCCTTTTCCATACCTAAGATAAACATAGTAGATAAAGAAGTAATATATAAAAGCGAGATTTATTTTACTCCTCTAAAATCGGATACAGAGATAGATGGAGAGGCAGTAAGGAGAATAATAGAAGATGAATATGGCAGAGCAAATATAAAACCTAAGGATGTAGATACTGGTGCAGTGATAATAACAGGTGAAACAGCTAGAAAAGAGAATGCCAGTTTAGTTTTAAATAAGTTAAGTGGATTGGCTGGTGACTTTGTGGTTGCCACAGCGGGGCCAGATCTTGAATCAATAATTGCGGGAAAGGGAGCAGGAGCAGATTGTCTTTCTAAAGAGAGAAGGACTGTAGTGGTCAATTTGGATATAGGTGGAGGCACTACAAATATATCAGTGTTTAAAGATGGAGAGATTTTAGATACCACATGTTTAGATATAGGTGGTAGATTGATAAAGATTGATCCAAATAATATGAAGGTAAGGTATGTATCGGAAAAAATAAAAAGATTAGCCAATGGTATAGGGGTTGTGATAGAGGTAGGCAAAGGTATAACCCTTAACGAAATAAAATCCATAACTAATAGAATGGCAGAAATAATTGAAGAGGTATTGGGGGCTAAGAAGATTACAGAAGATCTAGGGTTAATCTTAACCACGGAGGATTTAAATAGAGATTATGATATACAATACATATCTTTCTCGGGAGGGGTTGCTGACTGTATATATGATGAAGATACTGATAGAGATAATTTTCAATATGAAGATATAGGGGTTATTCTTGGAAGAAGCATAAGAAATAGTGATATGTTTAAGAAATTCAATATATATGAATCCTCTGAAACCATAAGGGCAACAGTTGTTGGAGCAGGAAGTCATACAACAGATATAAGTGGAAGCACTATAACATTTACTAAGGATGTTTTCCCATTGAAGAATATACCTATTCTAAAACTGTCCAAAGAAGATGAAAGCCTAGATTACAAAAGATTAAGTGAGAGGATAAGACAAAAAGTAAACTGGTTTAATCTAGATAATGGAAATCAACAAGTTGCATTGGCATTAAAGGGGGTGAAAAACCTAAGTTTTAAAGAACTTCAAGATATGGGTCAGAGTATTATTGCTGGAATGAAGGACATATTGAACATGGATATACCATTGATAGTAATAGTAGAAAATGATATAGCAAAGGCATTGGGTCAAACAATGCATAGATATCTGGAATATAAGAAGGACGTAATCTGTATAGACAGTGTAAAGGTTAAAAACGGGGACTTTATAGATATAGGAAAGCCGTTGGCTAATGGTAGAGTTGTTCCCGTGGTAATTAAGACATTAGCTTTTGGATATTAA
- a CDS encoding ethanolamine ammonia-lyase subunit EutB, translating to MRLKTKLFGEVYQFSSVKEVLAKANEEKSGDRLAGVAAESVTEMVAAKEVLSNLTLKDLRNNPVVPYEEDEVTRVIQDAVNEKIYGEIQNWTVGELREWILDHKTKESDIKRISRGLTSEMVAGVAKLMSNLDLIYGASKIRITAHCNTTIGLPGTLSARVQPNHPTDNIDGILISAMEGLSYGCGDAVIGLNPVDDTVNSVSNVLKAFADLKNKWKIPTQACVLAHVSTQMKAIRNGAPSDCIFQSIAGTQKGNEAFGISTAMLDEARELALKEGTATGPNVMYFETGQGSELSSDAHHGADQVTLEARCYGFAKRYEPFLVNTVVGFIGPEFLYDNHQVIRAGLEDHFMGKLTGISMGVDACYTNHMKADQNDIENLAVLLTSAGCNYFMGIPAGDDVMLNYQCTGYHEIPTLRELLNLRPTKEFDQWLEKMGIYKDGKLTERAGDASIFLK from the coding sequence ATGAGATTAAAAACTAAGTTATTTGGTGAAGTGTATCAATTTAGTTCAGTAAAAGAGGTGTTGGCTAAAGCCAACGAAGAAAAATCTGGGGATAGATTGGCAGGAGTAGCAGCAGAATCAGTAACAGAAATGGTAGCAGCAAAAGAGGTGCTTAGCAATCTTACCCTTAAAGATTTGCGTAATAATCCAGTGGTTCCCTATGAAGAAGATGAAGTAACTAGAGTAATACAAGATGCAGTAAATGAAAAAATATATGGGGAAATTCAGAATTGGACAGTGGGAGAGCTTAGGGAGTGGATTTTGGATCATAAGACTAAGGAAAGCGATATCAAGAGGATTAGTAGAGGACTTACCAGTGAAATGGTTGCAGGGGTTGCAAAATTGATGTCAAATCTTGACCTGATATATGGTGCTAGTAAGATTAGAATAACTGCTCATTGTAATACTACTATAGGTCTTCCAGGTACACTTTCTGCCCGTGTTCAACCTAACCATCCTACAGACAATATTGACGGTATATTGATATCTGCAATGGAGGGTCTATCCTATGGGTGTGGAGATGCTGTAATAGGATTGAATCCTGTGGATGACACAGTTAACAGCGTAAGTAATGTATTAAAGGCATTTGCAGACCTCAAGAATAAGTGGAAGATACCTACTCAGGCATGCGTATTGGCCCATGTTAGCACTCAAATGAAGGCCATAAGAAATGGAGCACCATCTGATTGTATATTCCAGAGTATAGCAGGTACCCAAAAGGGTAATGAAGCATTTGGTATATCTACTGCTATGTTAGATGAAGCCAGAGAATTAGCATTGAAGGAAGGCACAGCCACAGGCCCCAATGTAATGTATTTTGAAACTGGTCAAGGATCTGAATTGTCTTCTGATGCTCATCATGGCGCAGATCAAGTGACATTGGAGGCAAGATGTTATGGATTTGCTAAGAGATATGAACCATTTTTAGTTAATACAGTGGTTGGATTTATAGGACCTGAATTCTTGTATGACAATCATCAAGTTATAAGGGCAGGACTAGAAGATCATTTTATGGGTAAATTGACAGGTATATCAATGGGGGTTGATGCTTGCTATACAAACCACATGAAGGCAGATCAAAATGATATAGAAAATTTAGCAGTATTACTTACAAGTGCAGGCTGTAATTACTTCATGGGTATACCAGCAGGCGACGATGTAATGCTCAACTACCAGTGTACTGGTTATCATGAAATACCAACATTGAGAGAACTATTAAATTTGAGACCTACAAAGGAATTTGACCAATGGTTAGAAAAAATGGGCATATATAAAGATGGTAAGTTAACAGAAAGGGCAGGTGACGCATCTATATTTCTTAAGTAG
- a CDS encoding BMC domain-containing protein produces MANTNALGMIETKGLVGSVEAADAMVKAANVTLIGKVHVGGGLVTVMVRGDVGAVKAATDAGAAAAERVGELVSVHVIPRPHNEVELILPKLEG; encoded by the coding sequence ATGGCTAATACGAATGCATTGGGAATGATAGAGACTAAAGGATTGGTAGGTTCTGTAGAGGCAGCAGATGCCATGGTAAAGGCGGCAAATGTAACACTTATTGGAAAGGTACATGTTGGTGGTGGCCTTGTAACTGTAATGGTTAGAGGAGATGTAGGGGCTGTTAAAGCAGCTACAGATGCTGGGGCAGCGGCAGCAGAAAGAGTTGGAGAATTGGTTTCTGTACATGTAATTCCAAGACCTCATAATGAAGTGGAACTAATATTACCTAAACTTGAAGGATAA
- a CDS encoding acetaldehyde dehydrogenase (acetylating), whose translation MIKDKDLKSIQEVRELVEKAKEAHRIFKKKSQKDIDNIVKAMANIAYRESDRLAKMAAAETGFGVYEHKIIKNKFASKAVYEYIKDMKTIGIVNEDKENKVIEIATPVGVIAGLVPSTNPTSTAIYKALIAVKSGNAIVFSPHPSALNCIRETVRILEEEAKIAGAPEGLISCMSIPTMEGTDALMKHRDVALILATGGSGMVKAAYSSGTPALGVGPGNVPAFIEKSADIPLAVKRIMDSKTFDNGTICASEQAVVTQNCIKNQVKTEFVKQGGYFLTGEELDKVGNTIQDRSGKFNSAIAGRSAIKIAEMAGIKVPNDTRVLIAEQTEVGRQYPFSREKLSPILALYAEEDWERACDKCIELLNYGGLGHSLVIHSKDEDIIKEFALRKPASRILINTPSSQGGIGASTNLAPSLTLGCGAIGGSATSDNVSPLNLINIRRMAYGIKELEDIADEYKDECSQREERFNNVDVERIAKLVIAELKKGK comes from the coding sequence GTGATTAAGGATAAAGATTTAAAATCTATACAAGAAGTGAGAGAACTAGTAGAAAAAGCTAAAGAGGCTCATCGTATATTTAAAAAGAAGAGTCAAAAGGATATCGATAATATAGTAAAGGCTATGGCAAATATAGCTTATAGAGAGTCAGATAGATTGGCAAAAATGGCAGCAGCGGAAACAGGGTTTGGTGTATATGAACATAAGATAATAAAAAATAAGTTTGCAAGTAAAGCTGTATATGAATATATAAAAGATATGAAGACCATAGGCATAGTTAATGAGGATAAAGAGAATAAAGTAATAGAGATAGCAACACCAGTTGGAGTAATAGCAGGGCTAGTACCTTCGACAAATCCTACATCTACAGCTATTTATAAGGCGCTTATAGCAGTAAAATCAGGAAATGCCATAGTATTTAGCCCTCACCCATCGGCACTTAATTGTATTAGAGAAACTGTGCGAATATTGGAAGAAGAGGCAAAAATAGCAGGGGCACCAGAAGGATTGATAAGTTGTATGTCTATACCTACTATGGAAGGAACAGATGCATTGATGAAGCATAGAGATGTTGCATTAATATTGGCCACAGGTGGTTCAGGCATGGTGAAGGCTGCATATAGTTCAGGAACTCCAGCATTGGGTGTAGGCCCTGGAAATGTACCTGCATTTATAGAAAAGAGTGCAGATATACCTCTAGCAGTGAAGAGAATAATGGACAGTAAGACATTCGACAATGGTACAATATGTGCTTCAGAACAAGCTGTAGTTACACAAAATTGTATAAAAAATCAAGTAAAGACGGAATTCGTAAAACAAGGTGGATATTTTTTAACTGGAGAAGAACTAGATAAAGTAGGGAACACAATCCAAGACAGAAGTGGCAAATTCAACTCAGCTATTGCAGGAAGGTCTGCTATAAAAATAGCAGAAATGGCAGGAATAAAAGTGCCTAATGATACAAGGGTGCTAATAGCAGAGCAGACAGAAGTTGGCAGACAATATCCATTTTCTAGAGAAAAGCTTTCTCCCATATTGGCTTTATATGCTGAAGAAGATTGGGAAAGGGCTTGTGACAAATGTATTGAATTGCTGAATTATGGTGGGCTAGGTCATTCTTTAGTTATTCATTCTAAAGATGAAGATATAATAAAAGAATTTGCATTGAGGAAGCCTGCATCAAGGATATTGATAAATACACCTTCATCGCAGGGAGGTATAGGTGCAAGTACTAATTTAGCACCATCATTGACATTGGGTTGTGGGGCTATAGGAGGAAGTGCTACATCAGACAATGTAAGTCCATTAAACCTAATAAATATTAGAAGGATGGCCTATGGCATAAAGGAATTAGAAGATATAGCAGACGAGTATAAAGATGAGTGTAGTCAAAGAGAAGAAAGATTTAATAATGTGGATGTTGAAAGAATAGCAAAACTTGTCATAGCCGAATTAAAAAAAGGTAAATAG
- the eutC gene encoding ethanolamine ammonia-lyase subunit EutC translates to MVSERELKKIVEQVLTELGSKSPVEAEKCTTPQCTEVNDIDDGELTDITTINLKEQLLVPNPENKEEYLSMKAKTPARVGVWRAGPRYKTETLLRFRADHAVAMDAVFTNVDEEIIGEMNLFTVKTKCKDKDEYLTRPDLGRKFDDEEINKMKEKCQMNPQVQIVVADGLSSTAIEANIRDILPVITQGLEGYGIKIGTPFFIKFGRVPAMDVVSEVTGAEVTCLLVGERPGLATGESMSAYIAYKGTVGMPEARRTVVSNIHQGGTASIEAGAHIAHIIKEMLDQKTSGLDLEL, encoded by the coding sequence ATGGTATCTGAAAGAGAATTAAAGAAAATTGTAGAACAGGTATTAACAGAGTTAGGGAGCAAATCTCCTGTAGAAGCTGAAAAATGTACTACACCACAGTGTACAGAAGTAAATGACATAGATGATGGTGAGTTGACTGACATAACAACGATTAATTTAAAAGAGCAGTTATTGGTTCCAAATCCAGAAAATAAAGAAGAATATTTGAGTATGAAAGCCAAGACACCTGCTAGAGTAGGTGTATGGAGGGCAGGTCCAAGATATAAAACTGAAACTTTGCTTAGGTTTAGAGCGGACCATGCAGTTGCAATGGATGCTGTATTTACTAATGTAGATGAAGAGATTATAGGGGAAATGAATCTATTTACTGTCAAGACTAAATGTAAAGACAAAGATGAATATCTTACAAGACCAGATTTGGGAAGAAAATTTGATGATGAAGAGATTAATAAGATGAAAGAAAAATGTCAGATGAATCCACAAGTTCAAATAGTAGTTGCAGATGGTCTAAGTTCAACAGCTATAGAGGCTAATATCAGGGATATACTACCTGTAATAACTCAAGGACTAGAAGGATATGGAATAAAGATTGGAACGCCTTTTTTCATAAAATTTGGTAGGGTGCCTGCAATGGATGTTGTATCAGAAGTTACTGGGGCAGAGGTTACTTGTTTATTGGTAGGAGAAAGACCTGGTCTTGCTACTGGAGAAAGTATGAGTGCATATATCGCATATAAGGGTACAGTGGGAATGCCAGAGGCAAGAAGGACAGTAGTTTCTAATATACATCAGGGAGGAACAGCATCAATAGAAGCAGGAGCACATATAGCGCACATTATAAAAGAAATGTTAGATCAAAAGACCAGTGGTCTAGATCTTGAATTGTAG
- a CDS encoding ethanolamine ammonia-lyase subunit EutB — protein sequence MKLKTKLFGVTYKFNSIKEVLAKANEEKSGDGLLKIGAETSQERVAAKRVLSELTLEDLRKHPTIPMEEDEVTRMIDNLINERIYNDIKNWTVGYLREYILQHDTSEEDIKRISKGLNGEMIAGVAKLMSNMDLVYGASKINVWAKANTVIGRPGTLSFRLQANHPTDDIDGILASMMEGLSYGCGDAVIGINPVEDTVGNTMKIMNCLYDFMMKWNIPTQTCVLSHISTQMEAVKRGALVSVFFQSIAGTEDANKAFGINQLLLDEAFELIKKQGAAPGPNLMYFETGQGAEMSLDTDHGVDEMTLEARTYCIAKKYFPFMVNNVSGFIGPETLYDGKQMIRANLEDHFMGKLAGLPMGMAPCYTNHTKMDQNDQESATMLLALAGSNYYMGVPVGDDVMLSYQDTSFHDDATLRELLNRTPAQEFFHWLINMGIMDQDGKLTAKAGDPSIFLKNGEVN from the coding sequence ATGAAACTTAAGACTAAGCTGTTTGGAGTTACTTATAAGTTTAATTCTATAAAAGAAGTATTGGCCAAGGCTAATGAGGAAAAGTCAGGCGATGGTTTGTTAAAGATAGGCGCTGAGACATCTCAAGAAAGGGTTGCAGCCAAGAGAGTTTTAAGTGAACTGACATTGGAAGATTTAAGAAAGCATCCCACTATTCCCATGGAAGAGGATGAAGTCACAAGGATGATAGATAATCTGATAAATGAAAGAATTTATAATGACATAAAAAACTGGACAGTGGGATATTTAAGAGAGTATATATTGCAACATGATACCAGCGAAGAGGATATAAAAAGGATTAGTAAGGGGCTTAATGGTGAAATGATAGCTGGGGTTGCGAAATTGATGTCTAATATGGATTTAGTTTATGGAGCAAGCAAGATTAATGTCTGGGCTAAAGCCAATACTGTGATAGGTAGACCTGGAACATTGTCTTTTAGACTTCAAGCAAATCACCCTACTGATGATATAGATGGTATATTGGCATCTATGATGGAAGGTCTATCCTATGGATGTGGAGATGCAGTAATTGGAATAAACCCAGTGGAGGACACAGTGGGAAATACTATGAAAATTATGAACTGCTTATACGACTTTATGATGAAATGGAATATACCTACCCAGACATGTGTATTGTCCCATATATCTACCCAGATGGAAGCAGTAAAGAGGGGAGCTCTGGTATCAGTATTTTTCCAAAGTATAGCAGGCACTGAAGATGCCAATAAAGCCTTTGGAATAAATCAGTTATTATTGGATGAAGCTTTTGAGCTTATAAAGAAGCAGGGAGCGGCTCCTGGTCCCAATCTTATGTACTTTGAAACGGGTCAAGGTGCAGAGATGTCATTGGATACAGACCATGGTGTAGATGAGATGACATTAGAGGCTCGAACTTACTGTATTGCTAAAAAGTATTTTCCTTTTATGGTAAATAATGTATCAGGTTTTATAGGACCAGAGACATTGTATGATGGTAAACAGATGATACGGGCTAATCTAGAAGACCATTTTATGGGTAAACTTGCAGGGCTACCTATGGGAATGGCACCATGTTATACCAATCATACAAAGATGGATCAAAATGACCAGGAATCAGCAACTATGTTATTGGCATTAGCTGGGTCTAACTATTATATGGGAGTACCAGTAGGGGATGATGTAATGCTAAGTTATCAGGATACCAGCTTTCATGATGATGCAACCTTGAGAGAGCTGTTAAATAGAACACCAGCCCAAGAGTTTTTTCATTGGTTAATTAATATGGGGATAATGGATCAAGATGGCAAACTAACAGCAAAGGCTGGAGATCCTTCAATATTTCTAAAAAATGGAGAGGTGAATTAA